The Panicum virgatum strain AP13 chromosome 5K, P.virgatum_v5, whole genome shotgun sequence genome has a window encoding:
- the LOC120706817 gene encoding Golgi apparatus membrane protein-like protein ECHIDNA, translating into MDQQPQGISENYANPKTCLFHVLFKAAALAFYILSALFVNNFVIIFVITVLLAALDFWVVKNVSGRILVGLRWWNEINDEGESVWKFECLDGESLARMNKKDSWLFWWTLYLTAAAWIILGIFSLIRLQADYLLVIGVCLSLSIANIVGFTKCNKDAKKNIQDWTTNALLSGSVRSHLQSAFGV; encoded by the exons ATGGATCAACAACCCCAG GGGATTAGTGAGAACTATGCAAATCCGAAGACATGCTTATTCCATGTGCTCTTCAAG GCAGCAGCATTGGCGTTCTACATACTGTCAGCGCTTTTCGTGAACAACTTCGTCATTATCTTTGTCATCACTGTGCTCCTCGCAGCACTCGACTTCTGGGttgtgaagaatgtcagtggAAGGATACTGGTTGGGCTGCGGTGGTGGAACGAGATTAATGATGAAGGAGAGAGTGTCTGGAAGTTTGAGTGTCTTGATGGGGAG TCTCTGGCTAGGATGAACAAGAAGGACTCATGGCTGTTCTGGTGGACTCTATATTTGACT GCTGCCGCATGGATTATTCTTGGGATATTCTCGCTCATCAGACTTCAAGCGGATTACCTTCTTGTTATTGGAGTTTGCTTGAGCCTCAGCATTGCAAACATTGTTGGTTTCACCAAATGCAACAAAG ATGCCAAGAAGAACATCCAGGATTGGACTACAAATGCCCTCCTATCAGGGAGCGTCAGGTCACATCTGCAGTCAGCATTCggtgtctga
- the LOC120706818 gene encoding neutral/alkaline invertase 1, mitochondrial-like produces MNGQTPMGLAAAAAAAVRPCRRRLLSSASVAASKTGAGTATPLFPRLPHPPYGRRLPFLVSAASQTGPDAPPTHTTGPVPSDPRAAVSGNLPFFDRVLFPDSFPIETPPAKEDEDAAAASAPAQADEAVAPAPPVREETEAEREAWRLLRRAVVCYCGEPVGTVAAEDPESTETLNYDQVFIRDFVPSALAFLMRGETEIVRNFLLHTLQLQSWEKTVDCYSPGQGLMPASFKIRTVPLDENNEGFEEVLDPDFGEAAIGRVAPVDSGLWWIILLRAYCKITGDYDLLERVDVQTGIQLILSLCLSDGFDMFPTLLVTDGSCMIDRRMGIHGHPLEIQALFYSALRCSREMLVVNDGSKNLIRAVNNRLSALSFHIREYYWVDMKKINEIYRYKTEEYSHDATNKFNIYPEQIPSWLVDWIPEKGGYLIGNLQPAHMDFRFFSLGNLWAIASSLTTPRQAEGILSLIEEKWDDLVANMPLKICYPAMEDDEWRIITGSDPKNTPWSYHNGGSWPTLLWQFTLACIKMGRPELARRAVALAEERLSDDKWPEYYDTRSGRFIGKQSRSYQTWTIAGFLTSKMLLENPELASILTCDEDLELLEGCACCLSKKRARCSRRAAKSHAG; encoded by the exons ATGAATGGTCAAACCCCGAtggggctcgccgccgccgcagccgcagcagtgaggccctgccgccgccgcctcctctcgtCCGCCTCCGTGGCGGCGTCAAAGACGGGGGCGGGCACCGCGACGCCGCTCTTCCCCAGATTGCCCCACCCGCCGTATGGGCGGCGCCTCCCCTTCCTCGTCTCCGCGGCGTCACAGACCGGCCCGGACGCCCCGCCAACCCACACCACGGGCCCCGTCCCCTCCgacccccgcgccgccgttTCCGGCAACCTCCCCTTCTTCGACCGCGTCCTCTTCCCGGACTCGTTCCCGATCGAGACCCCGCCCGCCAAGGAGgacgaggacgcggcggcggcatcggcgcCGGCGCAGGCCGATGAGGccgtggcgccggcgccgcccgtgaGGGAGGAGACGGAGGCTGAGAGGGAGGCCTGGAGGCTGCTGCGGAGGGCGGTCGTCTGCTACTGCGGCGAGCCAGTggggacggtggcggcggaggacccCGAGTCCACGGAGACGCTCAACTACGATCAGGTCTTCATCAGGGATTTCGTGCCCTCCGCGCTCGCCTTCCTCATGCGCGGCGAGACCGAGATCGTCCGCAACTTCCTTCTCCACACCCTCCAGCTTCAG AGCTGGGAGAAAACTGTTGACTGTTACAGCCCTGGGCAAGGATTGATGCCAGCCAGCTTCAAGATTAGGACCGTACCACTTGATGAGAACAATGAAGGATTTGAGGAAGTCTTGGACCCTGATTTTGGTGAGGCAGCTATCGGCCGGGTAGCTCCTGTGGATTCTG GACTGTGGTGGATTATTTTGCTGAGAGCTTACTGCAAGATTACAGGGGACTATGATTTGCTAGAAAGAGTTGATGTGCAGACAGGAATTCAACTGATACTGAGTTTGTGTTTGTCTGATGGGTTCGACATGTTCCCAACTTTACTAGTTACAGATGGATCATGCATGATAGACAGGAGGATGGGAATACATGGACATCCTCTTGAAATCCAA GCTTTGTTCTACTCTGCTTTACGATGCTCACGAGAAATGCTTGTTGTGAATGATGGGTCAAAAAACCTCATCCGTGCTGTTAACAACAGGCTCAGTGCATTGTCCTTTCACATAAGAGAATATTACTGGGTTGACATGAAGAAGATAAATGAGATATACAGATACAAGACAGAAGAATACTCCCATGACGCAACTAACAAATTCAACATTTACCCGGAGCAAATACCTTCCTGGCTTGTTGACTGGATTCCTGAGAAAGGaggttaccttattgggaatcTGCAGCCAGCTCACATGGATTTTAGGTTCTTCTCTCTTGGCAACCTTTGGGCCATAGCTTCTTCTCTAACTACTCCAAGACAAGCTGAGGGAATTCTTAGCCTTATTGAAGAAAAGTGGGATGATCTTGTAGCAAATATGCCCCTCAAGATATGCTATCCTGCAATGGAAGATGATGAGTGGCGCATTATTACTGGCAGTGATCCAAAAAACAC CCCATGGTCATATCATAATGGTGGATCTTGGCCAACCCTGTTGTGGCAG TTCACATTGGCGTGCATAAAAATGGGGAGACCAGAATTGGCCCGGAGGGCTGTTGCTCTGGCTGAGGAGAGGCTCTCAGACGACAAGTGGCCGGAATACTACGACACCCGGTCTGGGAGGTTCATCGGGAAACAGTCACGATCTTATCAGACATGGACAATTGCTGGTTTTCTGACCTCAAAGATGTTGCTTGAGAACCCAGAGCTGGCTTCTATTCTGACCTGCGATGAGGACCTTGAGCTGCTCGAAGGCTGTGCTTGCTGCCTGTCCAAGAAGAGGGCTAGGTGCTCACGCCGTGCGGCCAAGTCACATGCTGGGTAA
- the LOC120709764 gene encoding gibberellin 2-beta-dioxygenase 2-like translates to MVVVPSAASREMAPESLPLGIIPAVDMSAPSGRGELARRLVRACAERGFFKAVNHGVPARAAARLDAAASAFFARPARAKQAAGPPDPLGYGCRNIGANGDVGELEYLILHADPAAVARKAMVIDAEDPSRFSVAVNEYVDAVRRLACRVLDLLGEGLGLRDPTSLSRLISAADSDSLLRINHYPTSAAALRGPGDRSCTAEDAKSGNSNGGVNGTTIGFGEHTDPQILSVLRANDVDGLQVLLPDGRGEWVQVPADPAAFFINVGDLLQALTNGRLVSIRHRVIASTSKPRLSTIYFAAPPLHARVAALPETVAAGTPRRYRPFTWAEYKKAMYAHRLSHNRLDLFHASGDDAADDEHN, encoded by the exons ATGGTCGTCGTGCCGTCGGCGGCGAGCCGGGAGATGGCGCCGGAGTCGCTCCCGCTCGGCATTATCCCGGCGGTGGACATGTCGGCGCCGTCCGGGCGCGGCGAGCTGGCGCGCCGGCtggtgcgcgcgtgcgcggaGCGCGGCTTCTTCAAGGCCGTCAACCACGGCgtgccggcgcgcgcggccgcgcggctgGACGCCGCGGCGTCGGCGTTCTTCGCGCGCCCCGCGCGGGCGAAGCAGGCGGCCGGCCCGCCGGACCCGCTGGGGTACGGCTGCCGGAACATCGGCGCCAACGGCGACGTCGGCGAGCTGGAGTACCTGATCCTGCACGCGGatcccgcggcggtggcgcgcaaGGCCATGGTCATCGACGCCGAGGATCCGTCGCGGTTCAG TGTAGCAGTGAACGAGTACGTGGACGCGGTGCGGCGGCTCGCGTGCCGGGTCCTGGACCTGCTCGGCGAGGGCCTGGGCCTCAGGGACCCGACGTCCTTGAGCCGGCTCATCTCGGCCGCCGACAGCGACTCCCTCCTCCGGATCAACCACTACCccacttccgccgccgccctgcgggGCCCCGGTGACCGGAGCTGCACGGCAGAGGATGCCAAGTCCGGCAACAGCAACGGCGGCGTGAATGGCACCACCATCGGGTTCGGCGAGCACACCGACCCGCAGATCCTCAGCGTGCTCCGCGCCAACGACGTCGACGGCCTGCAGGTGCTCCTGCCCGACGGCCGCGGCGAGTGGGTCCAGGTGCCGGCTGACCCCGCCGCGTTCTTCATCAACGTCGGCGATCTCCTTCAG GCTCTGACGAACGGGCGGCTGGTGAGCATCCGGCACAGGGTGATTGCCAGCACCAGCAAGCCGCGGCTGTCCACCATCtacttcgccgcgccgccgctgcacgcgCGGGTCGCAGCGCTCCCGGAGAcggtcgccgccggcacgcCTCGGCGGTACAGGCCCTTCACCTGGGCGGAGTACAAGAAGGCCATGTACGCGCACCGGCTCAGCCACAACCGCCTTGACCTCTTCCACGCCTCCGGCGACGATGCCGCTGATGACGAACACAACTGA
- the LOC120709765 gene encoding uncharacterized protein LOC120709765 — protein sequence MAPPGLRRPPPMAPPGPRRLSLLPPPLPQYLHNQHLPPPAGTRKPARYRQQQHRRGGGCSCRHVCCLAAGFALLALCLALAAACLAYLYYRPRSPSFHLQPLAPVRLRLGNSSAAPALDATVGTRAVSWKPNERVAFRYGGGEGVAAVAFVATARGVVVDEAVAARVRDRYWRRQQAFRVVVDTYVRVRVGALRTGMVPVRLVGHKREGRRRRSKRGR from the exons ATGGCGCCACCAGGCCTGCGCCGGCCCCCGCCAATGGCGCCACCAGGCCCGCGCCGCCTTTCTCTCttgccgccaccgctgccgcag TACCTCCACAACCAGCACCTGCCGCCCCCCGCCGGCACGCGGAAGCCGGCGCGGTAccgccagcagcagcaccgccgTGGCGGCGGGTGCTCGTGCCGCCACGTGTGCTGCCTCGCCGCGGGGTTCGCCCTCCTCGCGCTCTGCCTGGCCCTCGCCGCGGCGTGCCTCGCGTACCTCTACTACcgcccgcgctcgccgtcgtTCCACCTGCAGCCGCTGGCCCCCGTGCGGCTCCGCCTCGGCAACTCCTCGGCGGCGCCCGCCCTGGACGCCACCGTGGGCACCCGCGCCGTGTCGTGGAAACCCAATGAGCGCGTCGCGTTCCgatacggcggcggcgagggcgtcgcCGCCGTGGCGTTCGTGGCCACCGCCAGGGGCGTGGTCGTCGACGAGGCCGTCGCGGCGCGTGTGCGCGACCGGTACTGGAGGCGGCAGCAGGCGTTCAGGGTGGTGGTGGACACCTACGTCCGCGTCCGCGTTGGGGCGCTGCGCACTGGCATGGTGCCGGTCCGGTTGGTGGGGCACAAgagggaagggcggcggcggcggagcaagaGAGGAAGGTGA